A DNA window from Mesorhizobium sp. C432A contains the following coding sequences:
- a CDS encoding autotransporter assembly complex family protein — MPAYEAQMSKVSAPRRTLSRALIVALACSTVLVAESGSAAAFELFGIKLWGSSNDEDADIVDPLRYAVTIEAPDADKDLVKKLENASSLKSDEDRPVSGSLGLLAKARSDREQLVAALYADARYEGVVTITIQGKALDDLPPDAEFTGPQPIPVVISISSGPKFTLGNIRLEGDAAGLASADFGLIAGGDAGSGAVLKAEALIVRALKQEGRPLARITDRQVVAEHTTSTLDVTLTVAAGPVAGYGDTTVDGTEKVDREFTEYMTGLKRGRQYSPDEIDDARDRLLRLEVFNSVTLKEADSLDADGNIPIGVQVSERKPRYFGVGGTFSNTEGLGLEGYWGHRNLFGRAEKLRIEGKISGIGSNDLSELNYNAGIMFEKPGVIGPASKFIASVKTVLEHPDAYDHFSVKGSTGLSYEIDKKQTVSAEIALDYSRITDAFGKHKYLIASIPLQYVYDNRDNRLNPTSGFRVLAYAEPSYDILSGAAFLKLRGEGSAYQSLDTASKFVLAERVALGSIVGTGLQNVPADRRFYSGGGGSVRGYAYQGIGPKDIDNQPIGGLSFFETSVEMRIALTDTIGIVPFVDAGTVSTTATPDFSDVKVGAGVGLRYITPFGPLRIDAAVPLNRDRGDPRFGIYAGIGQAF; from the coding sequence ATGCCGGCGTATGAAGCGCAGATGTCGAAGGTAAGTGCGCCACGGCGCACGCTTTCGCGTGCGCTGATTGTGGCGTTGGCGTGCTCGACCGTGCTCGTTGCCGAATCGGGGTCGGCGGCCGCCTTCGAGCTCTTCGGCATCAAATTGTGGGGCTCTTCGAATGACGAGGACGCCGATATCGTCGACCCGCTGCGCTATGCGGTGACCATCGAAGCGCCCGATGCCGACAAGGACCTGGTCAAGAAGCTCGAAAACGCCTCGTCGCTGAAATCCGACGAAGACCGCCCGGTTTCCGGCTCGCTCGGCCTTTTGGCAAAGGCGCGTAGCGACCGCGAACAGCTGGTCGCCGCGCTTTATGCCGACGCCCGTTATGAAGGCGTCGTCACCATCACCATCCAGGGCAAGGCGCTCGACGATTTGCCGCCCGATGCCGAATTTACGGGTCCGCAGCCGATCCCGGTGGTGATCAGCATCTCGAGCGGGCCCAAATTCACGCTCGGCAATATTCGGCTGGAGGGCGATGCCGCCGGGCTGGCGAGCGCCGATTTCGGCCTGATAGCCGGCGGCGATGCCGGCTCGGGCGCCGTGCTCAAGGCCGAGGCGCTGATCGTGCGGGCGCTGAAGCAGGAGGGCCGGCCGCTGGCCCGGATCACCGACAGGCAGGTCGTGGCCGAGCACACCACCTCGACGCTCGACGTGACGCTGACGGTGGCCGCCGGGCCGGTTGCCGGTTATGGCGACACCACCGTCGATGGCACCGAGAAGGTCGATCGCGAGTTCACCGAATATATGACCGGGCTGAAACGCGGCCGGCAATATTCGCCCGACGAGATCGACGATGCCCGCGACCGGCTGCTGAGGCTCGAAGTGTTCAACAGCGTGACGCTGAAGGAAGCCGACAGTCTCGACGCCGACGGCAACATTCCGATCGGCGTTCAGGTCAGCGAGCGCAAACCGCGCTATTTCGGCGTCGGCGGCACTTTCTCCAACACCGAAGGGCTAGGCCTGGAAGGCTATTGGGGCCACCGAAATCTGTTCGGCCGGGCCGAAAAGCTGCGCATCGAGGGCAAGATCAGCGGCATCGGCAGCAACGATCTCAGCGAGCTCAACTACAATGCCGGCATCATGTTCGAGAAGCCGGGCGTGATCGGGCCGGCTTCGAAATTCATCGCCAGCGTCAAGACCGTCCTCGAACATCCCGATGCCTACGACCATTTCTCGGTCAAGGGCAGCACCGGCCTGTCCTATGAGATCGACAAGAAGCAGACGGTTTCGGCTGAAATCGCGCTCGACTATTCCAGGATCACGGACGCCTTCGGCAAGCACAAATACCTGATCGCCAGCATTCCGCTGCAATATGTCTATGACAACAGGGACAACCGGCTCAATCCGACCAGCGGCTTCAGGGTTCTGGCCTATGCCGAACCGAGCTACGACATTCTGAGCGGCGCCGCCTTCCTCAAGCTCAGGGGCGAGGGGTCGGCCTATCAGTCGCTCGACACGGCCTCGAAATTCGTGCTTGCCGAACGCGTCGCGCTGGGTTCGATCGTCGGCACCGGCCTTCAGAACGTTCCAGCCGACAGGCGCTTCTATTCCGGCGGTGGCGGCTCGGTGCGGGGCTATGCCTATCAGGGCATCGGACCGAAGGACATCGACAATCAGCCGATCGGCGGGCTTTCCTTCTTCGAAACATCGGTCGAAATGCGCATTGCTCTGACCGACACGATCGGCATCGTGCCGTTCGTCGACGCCGGCACTGTCTCGACCACAGCGACGCCGGACTTTTCAGACGTGAAGGTCGGCGCGGGCGTTGGCCTGCGCTACATCACGCCGTTCGGGCCGCTGCGCATCGACGCCGCCGTGCCGCTCAACCGCGACCGTGGCGACCCGCGTTTCGGCATCTATGCCGGGATCGGACAGGCGTTCTGA